A window of Fragaria vesca subsp. vesca linkage group LG7, FraVesHawaii_1.0, whole genome shotgun sequence contains these coding sequences:
- the LOC101309195 gene encoding uncharacterized protein LOC101309195, which translates to METRTGNSRPNKKQSLEKSKSATEEKRPAEKEANTSVFVNYAAIAWHESRRKWVGDQRLQRMAKDPIISWSTAYEDLLSTNECFPEPIPLTEMVDFLVDIWHDEGLFD; encoded by the exons ATGGAGACGCGTACTGGAAATTCCCGTCCCAATAAAAAGCAATCTTTGGAGAAGTCTAAATCTGCCACTGAAGAGAAAAGACCTGCAGAAAAAGAAGCAAACACTTCTGTGTTTGTCAACTATG CTGCAATTGCTTGGCATGAGAGTAGAAGAAAGTGGGTAGGGGATCAGCGGCTGCAAAGAATGGCCAAAGATCCAATTATAAG CTGGTCAACAGCCTATGAGGATCTACTTTCAACCAATGAGTGTTTTCCTGAGCCGATCCCCTTAACT GAGATGGTTGACTTTTTAGTTGATATTTGGCATGATGAAGGTCTGTTCGATTAG
- the LOC101310458 gene encoding vacuolar protein sorting-associated protein 24 homolog 1-like codes for MKKFKSMLKPKPNPTEQLKDWQRRLRQESRNIERQIRDLEREEKVVQKAIREAAKRNDMGSAKSLAREILGSRKAVSRLQENKAQLNSISMHLGESVALARTVGHLSKSTEVMKLVNDLTRAPEMAVTMQQFTKEITKAGLIEEFVNDALDTTLDSEDIEEETEEEVEKVLSEIAGETAAQLPEAVRKERTKLPAHVASASQEEQAIAEGSDDEEELEALRARLAQVRS; via the exons ATGAAGAAGTTCAAGAGCATGTTGAAGCCGAAGCCAAACCCAACAGAGCAACTCAAAGATTGGCAGAGACGACTTCGCCAAGAGAGCCGCAACATTGAGCGCCAGATCAGAG ATCTTGAGAGAGAAGAGAAGGTGGTACAGAAAGCTATTAGAGAAGCTGCAAAGAGAAATGACATGGGCTCAGCCAAG TCACTTGCAAGGGAGATTTTGGGGTCCAGGAAAGCTGTAAGTCGCCTTCAGGAGAATAAAGCCCAACTAAATTCTATATCTATGCACTTGGGAGAAAGTGTTG CACTTGCCCGTACTGTGGGACATCTATCGAAGAGTACAGAGGTCATGAAACTTGTCAATGACCTCACAAGAGCTCCAGAAATGGCTGTCACAATGCAACAATTTACTAAAGAAATCACCAAG GCTGGGCTAATTGAAGAATTTGTAAACGATGCTCTTGATACAACACTAGATTCGGAAGATATAGAAGAGGAAACTGAGGAAGAAGTTGAGAAAGTTCTGAGTGAAATAGCCGGTGAGACGGCTGCCCAGCTTCCGGAAGCTGTCAGGAAAGAGAGGACCAAGTTACCTGCCCATGTAGCTAGTGCATCACAAGAA GAACAAGCTATAGCAGAGGGTTCAGATGACGAAGAGGAATTGGAAGCATTGAGAGCACGGCTTGCTCAAGTCAGATCGTAA